The sequence below is a genomic window from Pseudarthrobacter defluvii.
GAGTTTTGACGAAGCGACGCAGACGGTCCTCATCGACACGGTCGCAGGTCCTTCACCGGACAGCCACCTTTCGGCTGCATACTTCGATCACGGTACAGAAGGAACACAAGAAATCGTTACCTCCCTTAGCACCGCCACTGCGAATCGGGTCGGGTTTGTGGGCATGTGGCACACGCATCCTTACGGAGTCGCCTCCCCCAGCGACAGGGACGAGGAAGGCATGGCCGACATCGTCGCGATGGACGGTGGCAGCCGCCGTGCGCTAATGCTCATCCTCGGGGGTAATGCTCCTATTTGGGAGGGTTGGCTCGATAGCGGGACCCTGCCCAACATTTACGCCCGGGTGATCAATCGGAACCCCGCCAGCCGACAGGAGGGAATGGTCGCGCCGTTCCTCACCTCTTCGGGTGCCTGGTTCCCTGGGGGATATACCTATCCAACAGGGCAATTCCCTACGGGTGCCGGAGAACGCGCAGGGATCGGCAGGGACCAATGAGCCCGAGGATTGGACTCGCGTTGTCTGGGGGCGGCTTTCGCGCAACAGCGTTCGGCCTCGGCAGCCTACGAGCCCTTCACGATCGCAATCTTCTTCCCCAGGTGACTGTCGTTTCGGGCATCAGTGGGGGGAGCCTCCTCGCTGCGATGTGGGCTTACGGACCGGAACGATTCGATGAGTTTGACGACTCCGTCACTACGCTCCTGCGTGGGGGACTCCAAACTGAGCTTGCTCGACGTGCCTTCACGCCACGGGCAGCGGGGCGTGCAATCGCCAGCGCTGTCCGGGCACTTGCCTCGAAGGAGGGGCGCTCCTATTCCCGCACTGATGCACTCGTCGATGCCCTGTCGTCGCGTAATTTCGGAGCCAAGCTCATCACTGATGTGACCCATGCAGGCATCGAGACCGTGATTTCGTCCACAGACATGAGAACCGGTAACGCAGTGCGATTCGGCAGCGCTCTCAGCGCATCTTCGCCGTTCGGGACAATCCTCGATGAGGTAACTGTTGCGGAAGCAGTCGCAGCCTCAGCGGCGTTCCCAGTTTTACTTCCCGCTTTGTGCCGAAGTTACGAATTCCTTGGTAGAGACGGTGATCGACGTAGCGAGCGATTGTCTTTGACCGACGGTGGTGTATACGACAACCTTGGCCTTGCTCCCTTACTCCCTGGCCGCTCAACCAAGTACAGTTCCCACGTATTCGATCTCGATTACATTGTCGCCGTCGACGCCGGACGCGGACGTACTGAGCGTTCCGCGGCTCGATTCATGGCCGGCAGGCTCGCCCAAAGTTTTGACATCACACACACAAAATCTCAGGACTCTGCCCGAAGCCGGATTCACTTG
It includes:
- a CDS encoding patatin-like phospholipase family protein — protein: MSPRIGLALSGGGFRATAFGLGSLRALHDRNLLPQVTVVSGISGGSLLAAMWAYGPERFDEFDDSVTTLLRGGLQTELARRAFTPRAAGRAIASAVRALASKEGRSYSRTDALVDALSSRNFGAKLITDVTHAGIETVISSTDMRTGNAVRFGSALSASSPFGTILDEVTVAEAVAASAAFPVLLPALCRSYEFLGRDGDRRSERLSLTDGGVYDNLGLAPLLPGRSTKYSSHVFDLDYIVAVDAGRGRTERSAARFMAGRLAQSFDITHTKSQDSARSRIHLAREHAEVKGIVHVYLGMRDERLPMPLADLVPRARVQNYPTNFAPMRDVDLDAIAIRGEQLTRTLLNNYTPDLGG